One genomic window of Paeniglutamicibacter sp. Y32M11 includes the following:
- a CDS encoding tyrosine-protein phosphatase, which yields MPYDDPMTTNMELTWDGYVNARDLGGLPTSLSRTGTTVPGRIARGPRRERFTPAGWETARAWGLTSIVDLRCSYEVGKQDGDPNISTEILADLAITSAPTEDHNDPEFQKVCFPILDSPEYWSHNWRLQPHLVRAALEAIASAIPGVLVHCSAGRDRTGMISALLLGNAGVEPHAVVNDYAASVRAMAGIASHAPTVDDHAKWSQETANEWLNDKLPIVREVVVNAQGIFDSLNVSAATRELLRAKLIDY from the coding sequence ATGCCATACGATGACCCGATGACGACAAATATGGAACTCACTTGGGACGGTTACGTCAATGCCCGGGATCTGGGCGGATTGCCAACCAGTCTCTCTCGCACGGGGACAACCGTACCGGGCCGGATCGCTAGGGGGCCACGTCGCGAGCGCTTCACTCCGGCAGGTTGGGAAACCGCGCGCGCTTGGGGCCTCACCTCGATCGTGGATCTACGCTGCTCCTATGAGGTGGGGAAACAAGACGGGGATCCAAACATTTCGACCGAAATCCTTGCAGATTTGGCAATCACAAGCGCCCCGACAGAAGACCATAACGATCCCGAGTTTCAAAAGGTCTGCTTTCCGATACTCGACTCTCCCGAGTATTGGAGCCACAACTGGCGGCTCCAACCTCACCTTGTGCGGGCTGCTCTGGAAGCCATCGCATCCGCAATCCCGGGGGTGCTGGTGCATTGCAGCGCAGGGCGAGACCGCACCGGAATGATCAGCGCATTGCTTCTTGGGAATGCGGGGGTTGAGCCCCATGCTGTCGTCAACGACTATGCCGCGTCAGTCCGCGCAATGGCGGGCATTGCCAGTCATGCCCCGACGGTTGATGACCATGCGAAGTGGTCCCAAGAAACCGCAAATGAGTGGCTGAACGACAAGCTTCCCATCGTTCGTGAGGTGGTAGTCAATGCACAGGGCATTTTTGACTCACTCAATGTATCGGCTGCAACTCGGGAGTTGTTGCGGGCGAAACTTATTGACTACTAG
- a CDS encoding MerR family transcriptional regulator has product MHPFPTPPREVLIGDAAAFVGVTPRTIRHYHQVGLLPERERGGDGRRRYGYAEIIRLLWIRRMADAGIALEDIRGAFEGAAPVGAGSEGEIAGVLARLEDTLAAQEAELQHKRASVQRMRALGSRLGLLDDFVSTRLEAAPEGSLRQDDLDTLLVTERIFGPLGAAVQAGRFLALALHPALRAKSDRLDAAEKALDNTVAVDDPRVAELAVQRHAFETELMRVIEESGQLEQDDALFDTWDELHPPENANPAPDPVEGSRARTAAEIIRSMPYDFSPARLRSMELAVQLGAAASS; this is encoded by the coding sequence ATGCACCCGTTCCCTACCCCGCCCCGAGAGGTCCTGATCGGCGACGCCGCGGCATTCGTCGGCGTCACTCCGCGGACGATCCGCCACTACCACCAGGTCGGCCTGCTGCCCGAGCGGGAGCGGGGCGGCGACGGCCGCCGCCGGTACGGCTACGCGGAGATCATCCGGCTGCTCTGGATCCGCCGCATGGCCGACGCTGGGATCGCCCTCGAAGACATCCGCGGCGCCTTCGAAGGCGCCGCACCAGTCGGCGCCGGCAGCGAGGGCGAGATCGCAGGCGTCCTCGCTCGGCTGGAGGACACCCTCGCCGCGCAGGAGGCCGAGCTGCAGCACAAGCGCGCCTCGGTGCAGCGCATGCGGGCCCTTGGGAGCCGACTGGGACTGCTCGACGATTTCGTCTCCACCCGCCTCGAGGCCGCACCCGAGGGCTCGCTGCGCCAGGACGACCTGGATACCCTGTTGGTCACCGAGCGGATCTTCGGTCCACTCGGCGCCGCTGTCCAGGCCGGCCGCTTCCTCGCGTTGGCGCTCCATCCTGCACTGCGGGCGAAGTCCGACCGCCTCGACGCCGCCGAGAAAGCACTGGATAACACGGTCGCCGTTGATGACCCCCGAGTTGCGGAGCTGGCGGTCCAGCGGCACGCCTTCGAGACCGAGCTGATGCGCGTCATCGAAGAGTCCGGTCAGTTGGAGCAGGACGATGCTCTCTTCGACACCTGGGACGAGCTGCACCCGCCTGAGAACGCGAACCCGGCGCCCGACCCCGTAGAAGGATCCCGCGCGAGGACCGCGGCGGAGATCATCCGGAGCATGCCCTACGACTTCTCCCCGGCCCGTCTGCGCAGCATGGAGCTGGCGGTGCAACTCGGAGCGGCGGCGTCGTCCTAA
- a CDS encoding YafY family protein — protein sequence MKRTERLHALTEMLRRSGARGVSAERLASEFEVSVRTVKRDLDALENSGALLWSRPGPGGGYGLADGASLPPVSLSPAQAVALMAAVSAAPDAPYADLAAAGIQKILDVLDPRTRARADELAQRVWVKSIPSSSRAIKSALEEAMAEQRVVRIRYTSRDGTTTTRDVEPVLFASTNGQWYLIGWCRLRNAMRWFTVSRIDRANVTKSACSDHTIHEVGIPPANATPVHGRSE from the coding sequence GTGAAGCGCACCGAACGCCTCCATGCTCTCACTGAGATGTTGCGCCGTAGCGGCGCGCGGGGAGTGTCCGCTGAGCGGTTGGCGAGTGAGTTCGAGGTATCCGTGCGCACGGTCAAGAGGGACCTCGATGCGTTAGAGAACAGTGGGGCGCTTCTATGGTCGCGCCCAGGCCCTGGTGGCGGCTACGGACTAGCCGACGGCGCGTCCCTGCCGCCTGTCAGCCTTTCCCCAGCGCAGGCCGTGGCGCTCATGGCGGCTGTGTCTGCTGCCCCCGATGCCCCCTACGCAGATCTGGCAGCCGCGGGTATCCAGAAGATCTTGGACGTCCTCGATCCCAGAACTCGAGCAAGAGCTGACGAACTAGCCCAACGTGTCTGGGTTAAGTCGATTCCTTCATCTTCGCGCGCAATAAAGTCGGCTTTGGAGGAGGCGATGGCCGAGCAGCGCGTAGTTCGCATTCGCTACACTTCTAGAGATGGCACCACGACCACCCGCGACGTCGAACCTGTGCTGTTCGCCTCGACGAACGGCCAGTGGTACCTAATTGGGTGGTGCCGACTGCGCAATGCAATGCGATGGTTTACCGTATCGCGCATCGATCGGGCCAACGTAACTAAGTCGGCCTGTAGTGACCACACCATCCACGAGGTTGGAATACCCCCGGCGAACGCTACACCGGTGCACGGTCGGAGCGAGTGA
- a CDS encoding NAD(P)-dependent oxidoreductase, giving the protein MTKIARSRWVITGAAGNIGSALRAALLELGVDLVSTDILSTAPVGPRDSFVQAALGDLESLVELFVGVDGVIHLGGIADEADFHDLADANIIGTYHVLEAARRSSVPRVVFASSNRLTGMYPSSEHVSPDMPPRPDGFYGVSKVAGEALCRLYADKFGLSTISVRIGSYENRPSSAREQRTWLSPADAVRAFIAAMTTEERTAVFYAVSANTARWWDLESGKTVGFIPQDNAAHWGPEERIDVNLPQGGIYATPEYSTEKMSR; this is encoded by the coding sequence ATGACGAAGATTGCTAGAAGTCGCTGGGTAATCACCGGCGCAGCCGGAAATATCGGATCGGCGCTCCGTGCCGCCCTGCTGGAGCTGGGGGTCGACCTCGTCTCCACGGACATCCTTTCAACGGCTCCGGTCGGACCACGGGACTCATTCGTGCAGGCAGCACTCGGGGACCTGGAGTCATTAGTTGAACTGTTTGTCGGCGTTGACGGAGTAATCCACCTCGGGGGGATCGCTGACGAAGCTGATTTCCATGATCTGGCCGATGCGAATATTATCGGCACTTACCATGTCCTCGAGGCCGCACGGCGCTCCAGCGTGCCTCGAGTGGTATTCGCCAGCAGCAACCGACTGACGGGCATGTACCCCTCGAGTGAACACGTTTCACCCGACATGCCTCCTCGCCCCGACGGGTTCTACGGCGTATCGAAAGTCGCAGGGGAAGCACTGTGCCGGCTTTACGCTGACAAATTCGGACTCAGCACCATCTCTGTACGCATCGGCAGTTACGAGAACCGCCCCTCATCCGCGCGAGAACAGCGAACCTGGCTCAGTCCTGCGGACGCTGTACGGGCGTTCATCGCGGCCATGACGACCGAGGAACGCACTGCCGTGTTCTACGCCGTGTCCGCCAACACTGCCCGCTGGTGGGATCTCGAATCCGGAAAAACGGTCGGATTCATCCCGCAAGATAATGCTGCCCACTGGGGTCCGGAGGAGCGTATCGACGTGAATCTTCCCCAAGGTGGAATTTATGCGACCCCGGAGTATTCGACGGAGAAGATGAGCCGATAG
- a CDS encoding putative quinol monooxygenase: MISVLVGSSVTEENLETALAVYGELVAATLKEPGCVSYELLQLRDDPCQLMLAERWLSQDHLDAHTRTDHFIEAMHKLETLETAAPALIYTSAA, encoded by the coding sequence ATGATCAGCGTCTTGGTGGGATCTTCGGTTACAGAGGAGAATCTCGAAACGGCCCTCGCCGTCTATGGAGAGCTGGTCGCCGCAACACTGAAAGAGCCCGGATGCGTAAGCTACGAACTCCTTCAGCTTCGCGATGATCCTTGTCAACTTATGCTTGCGGAGCGTTGGCTCTCGCAAGATCATCTTGACGCACACACAAGAACAGATCATTTCATTGAAGCTATGCACAAGCTCGAAACCCTGGAGACGGCAGCACCAGCCCTGATCTACACCAGCGCTGCCTAG
- a CDS encoding alpha/beta fold hydrolase, protein MTTTKRSPSIILIAGHWLGAWAWDEVLEHLQTDHSSAIAMTLPGLDADDPARATKTLDDQAEAILGVISQQGDQPVVLVAHSGANAPVSLVMDRHPELVHRVVWVDSGPVATGNVTAPDFSVELNELPLPSFDVLAQQASLEGLSAEVLERFRALAVPEPGPVLRQPVELTNEARSSIPTTLVCCSISSKQVMELVEAGHPVFAEVANLERLDSIDLPTGHWPMWSRPLDLSNAIHSAASLDN, encoded by the coding sequence ATGACAACTACTAAGCGCAGCCCAAGCATCATTCTCATCGCCGGCCACTGGCTGGGGGCTTGGGCGTGGGATGAAGTCCTTGAGCACTTGCAAACCGACCACTCCAGTGCAATCGCTATGACACTGCCTGGTCTCGACGCGGACGATCCTGCACGTGCGACGAAGACTCTCGATGACCAGGCGGAAGCGATCCTGGGCGTAATTTCTCAACAAGGAGATCAGCCCGTGGTTCTCGTCGCCCACAGCGGGGCTAACGCCCCCGTCAGCCTCGTCATGGACCGGCACCCTGAGCTTGTCCACCGGGTAGTGTGGGTCGACTCCGGCCCTGTGGCGACGGGCAATGTCACCGCCCCCGATTTCTCCGTTGAGTTGAATGAGCTGCCGCTACCGTCGTTCGATGTACTCGCGCAACAGGCGAGTCTCGAAGGCCTGAGTGCAGAGGTCCTCGAACGTTTTCGGGCCCTTGCCGTCCCTGAGCCCGGCCCAGTGCTTCGTCAGCCCGTCGAGCTCACTAACGAGGCCCGCAGTAGCATCCCGACCACCCTGGTGTGCTGCTCGATCTCGAGCAAACAGGTAATGGAGCTGGTCGAAGCAGGCCATCCCGTGTTTGCCGAAGTCGCGAACCTCGAACGCCTCGACAGCATCGATCTCCCCACAGGGCACTGGCCCATGTGGAGTCGGCCCCTTGACCTCTCCAATGCCATTCACTCAGCGGCTTCACTAGACAACTAA